The following coding sequences lie in one Anoplolepis gracilipes chromosome 4, ASM4749672v1, whole genome shotgun sequence genomic window:
- the Para gene encoding sodium voltage-gated channel paralytic isoform X5 — protein MSEDSDSISEEERSLFRPFTRESLAAIEARIAEEEARQRELQQRRAEGEGGYGRKKKKKEVRYDDEDEDEGPQPDPMFEQGGPIPVRMHNDFPPELASTPLEDIDSFYHNQRTFVVISKGKDIFRFSATDAMWMLDPFNPIRRVAIYILVHPLFSLFIITTILVNCILMIMPTTPTIESTEVIFTGIYTFESAVKVMARGFILQPFTYLRDAWNWLDFVVIALAYVTMGIDLGNLAALRTFRVLRALKTVAIVPGLKTIVGAVIESVKNLRDVIILTMFSLSVFALMGLQIYMGVLTQKCIKNFPEDGSWGNFTAENWERFNSNSSNWYVDEAKNMPLCGNSSGAGQCLPGYTCLQGYGENPNYGYTSFDTFGWALLSAFRLMTQDYWENLYQLVLRSAGPWHMLFFIVIIFLGSFYLVNLILAIVAMSYDELQKKAEEEEAAEEEAMREAEEAALAKENKAAAKEAAREAAAAAREAAAVAAEQIVKSPSDFSCHSYELFVGQEKGNDDNNKEKMSIRSIESVSDQRHIKQINNNHSAANKVRKVSAVPRAANGQFTYAYQESLRKASLSLPGSPFNLRRSSRGSHQFTIRNGRGRCFVPPGGDRKPLVLSTYLDAQEHLPYADDSNAVTPMSEENGTIVVPVYYANLGSRHSSYTSHASRLSYTSHGDLAFPGIRGIDSIGKQITKQEQILRNRTNKQTTPANGHVTDTNQKSYHFETDLEDPMGKTKQQDNPFIEPSQQHTVVDMKDVMVLNDIIEQAAGRQSQTPEQGVSTYYFPTDDDEEGPTFKDKLLAGMFRCIDIFCVWDCCWLWLEFQKYVSLLVFDPFVELFITLCIVVNTLFMALDHHDMDKDMERVLKSGNYFFTATFGIEATLKLIAMSPKYYFQEGWNIFDFIIVALSLLELGLEGVQGLSVLRSFRLLRVFKLAKSWPTLNLLISIMGRTVGALGNLTFVLCIIIFIFAVMGMQLFGKNYIDNVHYFPDEELPRWNFTDFMHSFMIVFRVLCGEWIESMWDCMLVGDVSCIPFFLATVVIGNLVVLNLFLALLLSNFGSSNLSAPTADNDTNKIAEAIDRIARFIKWIKRNILYIAKLMRAKLTNQISDQAPGEGPSNSWKEDLADGELDAYRDKKSAKELNQLEVAIGDGMEFTIHGDLKNKLKRGKLCMNNTKVIANSINHHDYRLDNDYINQNEDDTISNKSYGSHKNRAFKDESHKGSMDSLNGEEKKDASKEDLEQEEDLEDEGEEGDELDVDIIHADEDPIQSNYPSDCCPENCYKKFPFLAGDDDAPFWQGWANLRLKTFRLIENKYFETAVITMILLSSLALALEDVHLQQRPVLQDILYYMDRIFTVIFFLEMLIKWLALGFRKYFTNAWCWLDFIIVMLSLINLGAVWAGAADIPAFRSMRTLRALRPLRAVSRWEGMRVVVNALVQAIPSIFNVLLVCLIFWLIFAIMGVQLFAGKYYKCVDVNKTTLSYEIIPDRNACFAENYTWENSPMNFDHVGKAYLCLFQVATFKGWIQIMNDAIDSREVGKQPIRETNIYMYLYFVFFIIFGSFFTLNLFIGVIIDNFNEQKKKAGGSLEMFMTEDQKKYYNAMKKMGNKKPLKAIPRPRWRPQAIVFEIVTDKKFDMIIMLFIGLNMLTMTLDHYQQTATFSNVLDYLNMIFIVIFTSECLMKIFALRYHYFKEPWNLFDFVVVILSILGLVLSDIIEKYFVSPTLLRVVRVAKVGRVLRLVKGAKGIRTLLFALAMSLPALFNICLLLFLVMFIFAIFGMSFFMHVKDKSGLDDVYNFKTFGQSMILLFQMSTSAGWDGVLDGIINEEDCQEPNNEIGYPGNCGSSTIGIAYLLSYLVISFLIVINMYIAVILENYSQATEDVQEGLTDDDYDMYYEIWQQFDPDGTQYIRYDQLSEFLDVLEPPLQIHKPNKYKIVSMDIPICKGDLMFCVDILDALTKDFFARKGNPIEETGDLGEVQARPDEVGYEPVSSTLWRQREEYCARLIQNAWRKHKQQRLGGPSEESDDPDTDLCVRQTKVLVESDGYVTKNGHRVVIHSRSPSVTSRTADV, from the exons GTACGATAtgacgacgaggacgaggacgaagGTCCTCAGCCGGATCCGATGTTCGAGCAGGGAGGGCCGATTCCGGTCCGAATGCACAACGACTTTCCACCCGAGTTGGCCTCCACACCTCTCGAGGATATCGATAGCTTCTACCACAATCAAAGG ACCTTCGTCGTCATTAGCAAAGGAAAGGACATATTCAGGTTTTCAGCAACGGACGCGATGTGGATGCTCGATCCGTTCAACCCAATACGGCGTGTGGCCATTTACATATTGGTTCACCCGCTCTTTTCCCTTTTCATCATCACCACGATATTGGTTAACTGTATACTTATGATCATGCCCACTACGCCCACCATCGAGTCCACCGA AGTGATATTTACGGGCATCTACACATTTGAGTCCGCCGTTAAGGTGATGGCGAGGGGTTTCATTCTGCAGCCTTTTACCTATCTTAGAGATGCATGGAATTGGCTCGACTTCGTAGTTATAGCTTTAGC TTATGTGACGATGGGCATAGATCTAGGCAACCTTGCCGCTCTCAGGACATTTCGAGTCCTCCGAGCCTTGAAGACTGTCGCTATTGTACCAG GTCTGAAAACCATTGTCGGCGCTGTGATAGAATCCGTGAAGAACCTGCGCGATGTGATAATCCTGACGATGTTCTCCCTCTCCGTCTTTGCGCTTATGGGCCTTCAGATTTACATGGGGGTCCTCACGCAAAAGTGTATAAAAAACTTTCCTGAGGACGGCTCCTGGGGTAATTTCACCGCCGAGAATTGGGAGCGATTCAATAGTAACTCAA GTAATTGGTACGTGGACGAGGCCAAAAATATGCCCTTATGCGGAAATTCATCGGGGGCGGG GCAGTGCCTTCCCGGCTACACGTGTTTACAAGGATATGGCGAGAATCCGAATTACGGTTACACGAGCTTCGATACTTTCGGCTGGGCGTTGCTCTCCGCTTTCCGTCTCATGACTCAGGATTATTGGGAAAATCTGTATCAACTGGTATTGAGATCAGCTGGACCGTGGCACATGCTCTTCTTCATCGTCATCATCTTCCTCGGATCCTTCTATCTCGTCAACTTGATTCTCGCTATTGTCGCGATGTCGTACGACGAGTTGCAAAAGAAGGCCGAAGAGGAAGAGGCTGCCGAGGAAGAAGCTATGAGA GAAGCCGAGGAAGCTGCACTGGCGAAGGAGAACAAGGCTGCAGCAAAAGAGGCAGCACGAGAGGCCGCCGCAGCCGCGAGGGAAGCCGCAGCGGTGGCTGCCGAACAGATTGTCAAGTCCCCATCGGATTTTTCGTGTCACAGTTACGAGCTGTTCGTCGGCCAGGAGAAGGGTAACGACGACAACAACAAGGAGAAGATGAGCATACGTTCAATCGAGTCCGTCAGCGATCAGAGGCACATCAAGCAGATCAACAACAACCACAGCGCTGCCAATAAAGTGCGAAAAGTCAGCGCC gTCCCTCGCGCCGCTAATGGCCAGTTTACTTATGCCTACCAGGAAAGTCTGCGGAAG GCGAGCCTGAGCCTACCCGGCTCACCGTTCAATCTGCGACGCAGCAGCCGTGGCAGCCACCAATTTACAATACGCAATGGTCGCGGTCGATGCTTCGTCCCCCCGGGCGGTGACCGGAAGCCCCTCGTGCTGTCAACGTACCTGGACGCCCAGGAGCATCTACCCTACGCCGACGACTCGAACGCGGTCACGCCTATGTCCGAGGAGAACGGCACGATCGTGGTGCCGGTGTACTATGCGAATCTCGGCTCCCGTCACTCGTCGTACACCTCCCACGCCTCGCGGCTCTCCTACACGTCCCACGGCGACCTGGCGTTCCCCGGTATCCGCGGCATCGACAGCATCGGCAAACAGATCACCAAGCAGGAGCAGATCCTCAGGAATCGCACCAACAAACAGACGACGCCTGCCAACGGCCATGTTACCGACACCAATCAGAAGTCCTATCACTTT GAAACCGATCTGGAGGATCCCATGGGCAAGACCAAGCAACAAGACAATCCGTTTATCGAGCCGTCTCAGCAGCACACGGTGGTCGACATGAAGG ACGTGATGGTGTTAAACGACATCATCGAGCAGGCTGCCGGTCGCCAGAGTCAGACGCCGGAGCAAGGAG TTTCGACCTATTACTTTCCGACAGACGACGATGAAGAAGGGCCTACGTTCAAGGACAAGTTATTGGCCGGAATGTTCCGTTGTATCGACATCTTTTGCGTCTGGGACTGCTGCTGGCTCTGGCTCGAGTTTCAAAAGTACGTGTCCTTGTTGGTCTTTGATCCGTTCGTAGAACTCTTCATCACGCTCTGCATCGTCGTCAATACGCTCTTCATGGCGTTGGATCACCACGATATGGACAAAGATATGGAGAGAGTTCTCAAATCTGGCAATTAC TTCTTCACCGCAACATTCGGTATCGAAGCCACTCTGAAGTTGATAGCGATGAgtccaaaatattattttcaagaagGCTGGAACATCTTTGACTTTATAATCGTCGCTCTTTCACTTCTGGAGTTGGGTCTGGAAGGTGTACAAGGTCTATCGGTATTACGATCATTCAGATTG CTAAGAGTGTTCAAGTTGGCTAAATCGTGGCCTACGCTGAATCTGCTAATCTCCATCATGGGCAGAACGGTGGGTGCGCTGGGTAATTTGACGTTCGTATTGTGCATCATTATCTTCATCTTCGCCGTGATGGGTATGCAGCTTTTCGGCAAGAATTACATCGACAACGTTCACTACTTCCCGGACGAGGAGTTGCCCAGATGGAACTTTACCGATTTCATGCACTCTTTCATGATCGTTTTCCGAGTACTATGCGGAGAGTGGATTGAGTCTATGTGGGATTGCATGCTGGTGGGCGATGTCTCTTGTATACCATTCTTCTTAGCTACCGTCGTCATCGGTAACTTGGTC GTCCTGAACCTCTTCTTAGCTCTGTTGCTCAGCAACTTTGGCTCGTCAAATCTGTCAGCCCCGACCGCGGACAACGACACGAACAAGATCGCGGAGGCGATCGATCGCATAGCGCGTTTCATTAAGTGGATCAAGCgaaatattctttacattGCTAAATTGATGCGAGCCAAACTCACCAATCAGATATCCGATCAGGCGCCAGGTGAGGGACCGTCCAACAGTTGGAAAGAAG ATCTTGCAGATGGCGAATTGGATGCGTACAGAGACAAGAAGAGCGCCAAAGAGCTCAACCAGCTTGAAGTAGCCATTGGCGATGGGATGGAGTTCACCATTCACG GAGATTTGAAGAACAAGCTGAAGAGAGGCAAGCTGTGCATGAACAATACAAAGGTTATCGCGAATTCAATTAATCACCACGATTATAGACTCGACAACGATTATATTAATCAGAACGAGGATGACACCATCAG TAATAAATCATACGGCAGCCACAAAAACCGGGCATTTAAGGACGAAAGTCACAAAGGCAGTATGGACTCGTTGAATGGCGAGGAGAAGAAAGATGCCAGCAAAGAAGATTTGGAGCAGGAAGAAG ATCTAGAAGACGAGGGCGAAGAAGGTGACGAGCTCGACGTCGACATCATACACGCGGACGAAGATCCCATTCAATCGAATTATCCTTCCGACTGCTGTCCGGAAAATTGCTACAAGAAATTCCCATTCCTGGCCGGTGATGACGACGCTCCGTTTTGGCAAGGTTGGGCGAACCTGCGATTAAAGACCTTCCGGCTGATCGAGAACAAGTACTTCGAGACTGCCGTCATCACCATGATCCTTCTGAGTAGCTTGGCCTTG GCTTTGGAGGACGTTCATCTGCAACAACGACCTGTCCTACAGGACATATTGTATTACATGGACCGAATATTCACTGTGATATTCTTCCTCGAGATGTTGATCAAGTGGCTGGCTCTAGGATTTAGGAAGTATTTCACAAACGCCTGGTGCTGGCTCGACTTCATCATCGTCATG CTATCACTGATCAACTTGGGCGCAGTCTGGGCCGGCGCAGCCGACATCCCGGCCTTCCGTTCCATGAGAACACTGAGGGCCCTGAGACCTTTACGAGCAGTCTCACGGTGGGAGGGCATGAGA GTAGTCGTTAATGCCTTGGTCCAAGCCATTCCATCTATCTTCAACGTGTTGCTGGTATGCCTTATTTTCTGGCTTATATTCGCTATCATGGGAGTACAGCTATTCGCTGGCAAATATTACAAG TGCGTCGACGTGAACAAGACGACACTCAGCTACGAGATAATACCAGATCGGAACGCCTGCTTCGCAGAGAATTACACGTGGGAGAACTCACCAATGAATTTCGATCACGTCGGGAAAGCATATCTGTGCCTATTCCAAGTGGCGACTTTCAAAGGGTGGATCCAAATCATGAATGACGCGATCGATTCCAGGGAG gTCGGCAAGCAGCCGATTCGCGAAACAAACATTTACATGTACCTCTACTTCgtgtttttcattatatttggATCGTTTTTTACCCTCAACCTATTCATTGGTGTGATCATCGACAACTTTAACGAGCAAAAGAAGAAGGCTGGCGGATCCCTCGAGATGTTCATGACAGAAGATCAGAAGAAATATTACAACGCCATGAAGAAAATGGGCAATAAGAAGCCTCTGAAAGCCATTCCTCGACCGAgg TGGCGACCGCAGGCGATAGTGTTTGAAATAGTGACGGACAAAAAGTTCGATATGATAATCATGCTGTTCATTGGGCTAAACATGCTCACGATGACGTTGGACCATTATCAACAAACCGCAACGTTCAGCAATGTTCTGGACTATCTCAACATGATATTCATTGTGATATTCACCAGCGAGTGTCTCATGAAGATCTTCGCTCTGCGCTACCACTACTTCAAGGAGCCATGGAACCTCTTTGATTTTGTTGTTgttatattgtcaatattag GTCTGGTGCTCAGCgacattattgaaaaatatttcgtatcgCCGACTTTGCTTCGTGTAGTGAGAGTGGCGAAGGTCGGTCGTGTGCTTCGACTCGTGAAAGGTGCCAAGGGTATCCGAACTCTTCTCTTCGCCCTGGCGATGTCGTTGCCGGCCCTCTTTAATATTTGCCTACTGCTGTTTTTGGTGATGTTTATCTTCGCGATATTCGGAATGTCTTTCTTCATGCACGTCAAAGACAAGAGCGGACTCGACGACGTGTACAATTTCAAAACGTTTGGACAGTCCATGATACTGCTATTTCAG atGTCGACATCGGCCGGTTGGGACGGTGTTCTCGACGGTATAATAAACGAGGAGGACTGCCAGGAGCCGAACAACGAGATCGGCTACCCGGGCAACTGCGGCTCCTCGACGATCGGGATCGCTTATCTGCTCTCGTATCTCGTCATCAGCTTCCTGATCGTCATCAACATGTACATCGCCGTGATTCTCGAGAATTACTCGCAGGCCACCGAAGACGTGCAGGAGGGCCTGACGGACGACGACTATGACATGTACTACGAGATTTGGCAGCAGTTCGATCCGGACGGCACGCAGTACATCAGATACGACCAGCTGTCGGAGTTTCTTGATGTATTGGAACCCCCGTTGCAGATACATAAGCCCAATAAATACAAGATCGTGTCGATGGATATCCCCATATGTAAGGGTGACCTTATGTTTTGCGTGGATATCCTCGACGCCCTCACCAAGGACTTTTTCGCACGGAAGGGAAATCCAATCGAAGAGACGGGCGATTTAGGCGAGGTCCAGGCACGGCCCGACGAAGTCGGCTACGAGCCGGTCTCATCCACCCTGTGGCGGCAGCGCGAGGAATATTGCGCTCGTCTTATACAGAATGCCTGGAGGAAGCACAAGCAGCAACGGCTTGGCGGGCCGAGCGAGGAGAGCGACGATCCGGACACGGATCTGTGCGTACGGCAGACCAAGGTGCTGGTCGAGAGCGACGGTTACGTCACGAAGAACGGTCATCGCGTTGTCATACACAGCCGATCGCCGAGTGTCACTTCGAGAACCGCGGACGTCTGA